From the Lolium rigidum isolate FL_2022 chromosome 2, APGP_CSIRO_Lrig_0.1, whole genome shotgun sequence genome, one window contains:
- the LOC124687831 gene encoding probable high-affinity nitrate transporter-activating protein 2.2, whose product MARQGMVMALLVVVLAAGCWESASAAAMLSQLKPTLAVTASPTHNQVLHGGEDVITVTWSLNATAGTDAEYKKVKVSLCYAPVSQKGREWRKTHDDLKKDKTCQFKVTEQAYAATGTVEYRVALDVPTATYFVRAYAIDASGAKVAYGQTLPGVTFDVVSITGVTTSIKVAAAVFSTFSVASLAFFFYIEKRKKNN is encoded by the exons ATGGCTCGGCAAGGGATGGTCATGGCGTTGCTGGTGGTGGTCCTCGCTGCAGGGTGTTGGGAGTCGGCGAGCGCCGCGGCGATGCTCTCGCAGCTGAAACCAACCCTCGCGGTCACCGCCTCCCCCACTCACAACCAAG TTCTTCACGGCGGCGAGGACGTGATCACCGTGACATGGTCCCTCAACGCGACGGCCGGCACGGACGCGGAATACAAGAAGGTGAAGGTGAGCCTGTGCTACGCGCCGGTGAGCCAGAAGGGGCGGGAGTGGCGCAAGACTCATGACGACCTCAAGAAAGACAAGACCTGCCAGTTCAAGGTCACCGAGCAGGCCTACGCCGCCACCGGCACGGTCGAGTACCGCGTCGCCCTCGACGTCCCCACCGCCACCTACTTCGTGCGCGCCTACGCTATCGACGCCTCCGGCGCAAAGGTCGCCTACGGCCAGACCTTGCCCGGCGTCACCTTCGACGTCGTCAGCATCACCGGCGTCACCACCTCCATcaaggtcgccgccgccgtcttctctACCTTCTCCGTTGCCtcgctcgccttcttcttctacaTTGAGAAACGCAAGAAGAACAACTAA